The Daphnia pulicaria isolate SC F1-1A chromosome 12, SC_F0-13Bv2, whole genome shotgun sequence genome contains a region encoding:
- the LOC124316304 gene encoding uncharacterized protein LOC124316304, with amino-acid sequence MKNILAIILASLAVCCNCQSNNPIALSSSWAKLRISPDTFSFKEYGNFVVRIYEHVNNHGAATASQKRYFYSPIALLDHSSAVSSYNGVTKQPEMRFRIEMWNVKVQNEVVQHLSGITGHPIKSYQVSVIPLENLILISGSPPVDFWLNPWWTYYDGRKTLWLSLSCYEQKVCDKLASAMRWDPTQFAHFKLLYSFSSHQTWQTKQATISIGSITSGRLVSTYLKKFQMTNQIYLTANDEMKMLKETTTQILRNTFEENEVWSRNTEVEILNILKGLLVTSRTTIEEENDKMWDSVFWDDDNYRPDKTAKNLNEIVNKLDKETQKIFIDIMFQTEEHLEFSNSWADVDGISSIISGKMATNSDSSRRVDISIEEMVKLFQDSRNRDHVQWNGEKFVPKPIQLSRINLATFRDSQSFQDRNVSVRYTIADLSAAIKFVEREGLKITDELKGLKKKKE; translated from the coding sequence ATGAAAAACATCCTCGCCATCATTTTGGCTTCTTTGGCCGTTTGCTGCAACTGCCAGTCAAACAACCCCATTGCTTTATCTTCTTCCTGGGCGAAACTGCGTATCTCACCGGACACGTTCAGTTTCAAGGAGTACGGTAACTTTGTCGTTAGAATTTACGAACACGTCAATAATCACGGGGCAGCAACAGCCAGCCAAAAAAGGTATTTCTACTCTCCTATCGCGCTATTGGACCACTCAAGTGCCGTCAGTTCTTACAACGGTGTGACGAAACAGCCAGAGATGAGATTCCGCATTGAAATGTGGAACGTCAAAGTCCAAAATGAAGTTGTACAACATTTGAGTGGAATTACTGGTCATCCAATCAAATCGTATCAAGTGAGCGTCATTCCCTTGGAGAATTTGATTCTCATCAGCGGCTCACCCCCAGTGGATTTTTGGCTGAATCCATGGTGGACGTATTATGACGGCAGAAAAACCCTTTGGCTTTCTCTGTCGTGTTATGAGCAGAAAGTCTGCGACAAACTGGCCAGTGCAATGCGATGGGATCCCACTCAATTCGCACATTTCAAACTCTTGTACAGTTTTTCGTCGCATCAGACGTGGCAAACCAAACAGGCGACCATTAGCATCGGCAGTATCACTTCCGGTCGATTGGTCTCGacttatttaaagaaatttcaaatgacaaaTCAGATTTATCTGACGGCCAACGACGagatgaaaatgttgaaagaaACGACCACACAAATCCTAAGGAACACATTTGAAGAAAACGAGGTTTGGTCTAGAAACACGgaagttgaaattttaaatattttaaaaggttTGCTGGTCACATCCAGGACGAccatcgaagaagaaaatgacaaaatgtgGGACTCTGTTTTCTGGGATGACGACAATTACCGGCCGGACAAGACGGCCAAAAATTTGAACGAAATCGTCAACAAACTGGATAAGGAAACTCAAAAGATATTCATTGACATCATGTTTCAAACGGAGGAACATTTGGAATTCTCAAACAGTTGGGCTGACGTGGACGGAATCAGTTCAATCATTTCAGGGAAAATGGCAACCAATTCCGATAGTTCCCGGCGAGTCGATATTTCAATAGAAGAAAtggtaaaattatttcaagatAGTAGAAATAGAGACCACGTCCAATGGAACGGGGAGAAGTTCGTGCCCAAACCCATTCAACTGAGCAGAATCAATTTGGCCACATTTCGTGATTCCCAATCGTTTCAAGATCGGAACGTCAGTGTCCGATACACGATTGCCGATCTTTCGGCGGCGATCAAATTTGTAGAACGCGAAGGACTGAAAATCACTGATGAACTCAaaggtttgaaaaaaaaaaaggaataa